A portion of the Malania oleifera isolate guangnan ecotype guangnan chromosome 3, ASM2987363v1, whole genome shotgun sequence genome contains these proteins:
- the LOC131150508 gene encoding uncharacterized protein LOC131150508 isoform X1 — protein MQDPKNSPTRKPWYQRAMEMATLWKTISKSTEIPTSNASLWKTISKSTDINPTTNINPKTHKLKKCTSLRVATSFTRVCLCAPISSYTEVFRAELPPRRSNTYPRSKPFSTTPQERSLPSARISNEGIASARISIEGRRVFRGKSLTDDVLMRRFVVEEEAMMQVRRRNQMEVIRKRSAMRRKKLGPSPLSRMVMANQEDNNIY, from the exons ATGCAAGATCCAAAGAACTCACCTACAAG GAAGCCTTGGTATCAGAGAGCAATGGAGATGGCCACTCTATGGAAAACAATTTCTAAATCCACAGAAATCCCAACGAGTAATGCTTCTCTATGGAAAACAATTTCCAAATCCACAGACATCAATCCAACCACCAACATTAATCCCAAAACACACAAGCTCAAGAAATGCACCTCCCTAAGGGTAGCCACTTCATTCACTAGAGTTTGTCTTTGTGCACCAATCTCCTCCTACACCGAGGTTTTCCGGGCCGAGCTTCCACCGAGAAGAAGCAACACTTACCCAAGATCGAAGCCATTTTCCACAACACCCCAAGAAAGGTCACTCCCCAGTGCAAGAATTAGTAATGAGGGAATTGCGAGCGCGAGAATTAGCATTGAAGGGAGGAGAGTTTTCCGGGGAAAATCTTTGACGGATGATGTTCTAATGAGGAGGTTTGTTGTGGAAGAAGAAGCAATGATGCAAGTTAGGAGGAGGAACCAAATGGAGGTGATTAGAAAGAGGAGTGCCATGAGAAGGAAGAAGCTTGGGCCTAGTCCTCTGAGTAGAATGGTAATGGCAAATCAAGAggataataatatttattag
- the LOC131150508 gene encoding uncharacterized protein LOC131150508 isoform X2: MISTAILQDRKPWYQRAMEMATLWKTISKSTEIPTSNASLWKTISKSTDINPTTNINPKTHKLKKCTSLRVATSFTRVCLCAPISSYTEVFRAELPPRRSNTYPRSKPFSTTPQERSLPSARISNEGIASARISIEGRRVFRGKSLTDDVLMRRFVVEEEAMMQVRRRNQMEVIRKRSAMRRKKLGPSPLSRMVMANQEDNNIY, encoded by the exons ATGATCTCGACAGCCATTTTACAAGACAG GAAGCCTTGGTATCAGAGAGCAATGGAGATGGCCACTCTATGGAAAACAATTTCTAAATCCACAGAAATCCCAACGAGTAATGCTTCTCTATGGAAAACAATTTCCAAATCCACAGACATCAATCCAACCACCAACATTAATCCCAAAACACACAAGCTCAAGAAATGCACCTCCCTAAGGGTAGCCACTTCATTCACTAGAGTTTGTCTTTGTGCACCAATCTCCTCCTACACCGAGGTTTTCCGGGCCGAGCTTCCACCGAGAAGAAGCAACACTTACCCAAGATCGAAGCCATTTTCCACAACACCCCAAGAAAGGTCACTCCCCAGTGCAAGAATTAGTAATGAGGGAATTGCGAGCGCGAGAATTAGCATTGAAGGGAGGAGAGTTTTCCGGGGAAAATCTTTGACGGATGATGTTCTAATGAGGAGGTTTGTTGTGGAAGAAGAAGCAATGATGCAAGTTAGGAGGAGGAACCAAATGGAGGTGATTAGAAAGAGGAGTGCCATGAGAAGGAAGAAGCTTGGGCCTAGTCCTCTGAGTAGAATGGTAATGGCAAATCAAGAggataataatatttattag
- the LOC131150510 gene encoding small ribosomal subunit protein eS7 isoform X2, with protein sequence MYSSRRKIQKDQHAEPTEFEDTVAQALFDLENTNQELKSDLKDLFINSAVQIDVSSNRKAVVIHVPYRLRKSFRKIHVRLVRELEKKFSGKDVVLIATRRIVRPPKKGSAVQRPRSRTLTSVHDAMLEDIVCPAEIVGKRIRYRIDGSKIMKIFLDPKARNDTEYKLETFAGVYRKLSGKDVVFEYPITEA encoded by the exons ATGTATAGTTCAAGGAGGAAAATCCAGAAAGACCAGCACGCAGAACCCACTGAGTTTGAGGATACAGTTGCTCAG GCACTGTTTGATTTGGAGAATACCAATCAAGAGCTTAAAAGTGACTTAAAGGACCTTTTCATTAATTCTGCAGT TCAAATTGATGTCTCTAGCAATCGCAAGGCTGTTGTTATTCATGTTccttatagattgaggaaatctTTCCGCAAGATTCATGTTCGTCTTGTGAGAGAGCTTGAGAAAAAGTTCAGTGGCAAG GATGTTGTCCTGATTGCCACCCGAAGGATAGTGCGTCCACCAAAGAAAGGTTCAGCTGTTCAGCGACCGCGGTCGCGCACACTTACTTCTGTGCATGATGCCATGCTTGAGGACATTGTGTGTCCTGCAGAAATTGTGGGAAAGAGAATCAGATACAGAATTGATGGGTCAAAAATAATGAAG ATATTCCTAGACCCTAAAGCAAGAAATGACACAGAGTACAAGCTGGAGACCTTTGCTGGCGTATACAGAAAGCTCTCTGGGAAAGATGTTGTGTTTGAATATCCGATAACAGAGGCTTAA
- the LOC131150510 gene encoding small ribosomal subunit protein eS7 isoform X1: MYSSRRKIQKDQHAEPTEFEDTVAQALFDLENTNQELKSDLKDLFINSAVQIDVSSNRKAVVIHVPYRLRKSFRKIHVRLVRELEKKFSGKDVVLIATRRIVRPPKKGSAVQRPRSRTLTSVHDAMLEDIVCPAEIVGKRIRYRIDGSKIMKVIYDHYEGLVEIIVGVERIENNNNVLLFSSTLHFLMYSVDLVVFFHIARYS; the protein is encoded by the exons ATGTATAGTTCAAGGAGGAAAATCCAGAAAGACCAGCACGCAGAACCCACTGAGTTTGAGGATACAGTTGCTCAG GCACTGTTTGATTTGGAGAATACCAATCAAGAGCTTAAAAGTGACTTAAAGGACCTTTTCATTAATTCTGCAGT TCAAATTGATGTCTCTAGCAATCGCAAGGCTGTTGTTATTCATGTTccttatagattgaggaaatctTTCCGCAAGATTCATGTTCGTCTTGTGAGAGAGCTTGAGAAAAAGTTCAGTGGCAAG GATGTTGTCCTGATTGCCACCCGAAGGATAGTGCGTCCACCAAAGAAAGGTTCAGCTGTTCAGCGACCGCGGTCGCGCACACTTACTTCTGTGCATGATGCCATGCTTGAGGACATTGTGTGTCCTGCAGAAATTGTGGGAAAGAGAATCAGATACAGAATTGATGGGTCAAAAATAATGAAGGTAATTTATGATCATTATGAAGGGCTTGTTGAGATCATAGTGGGTGTGGAGAGAATAGAAAATAACAATAATGTTTTGTTATTTTCTTCTACTCTTCACTTTCTAATGTATTCTGTTGACCTGGTGGTGTTTTTTCACATTGCCAGATATTCCTAG